The window ACCGTCCATTGCTTTGACTGCCCAACTTCAAGGGCCCACATAATTGTTGTCACTTCCCGTGCAACAACGGGAAGGAACTGCTATTAAcattctaaaaatttcatttacgctccttacaagtgtatttttatttttaactataGAAAGTTTAAagtgcaaaatgaaatttttggaataccaataacaattcccttattagaattcaataaaataaaaagactaTCGACCAAAAATATTACATTTGCGatttaatgtttatttaaatATAGAACTAACTACATTTCACGCTCTAGAGATTTAAgatgattttcaaaataaatcatACCTTTGGTCGGATCAATTGTGtgaattttcattaaattaatgACAAGATGAGCTTGAGATACTTATATAAGTTAATATGTAGCCACATTTGCAccatattgacaaaaaaaaactcatataTTCAATAAAAGATTAGATATTCAAATAGGCAAAATGTGTAAATGATACActtttaaaacttcaaaattaattgtgagaaaattaaaatctcaTCGTGGCCCATTTTAAAATCTACCTAAAACATGAACaaggtaaaatgtaattaacgctttaaatataattaaaaaaatgtaacttCCTTAACactattgtgacatcccacatcgcccaggggagtgatctttatatgtatattcccatccctacctagcacgatgccttttaggagctcattggcttcgggttccatgtgacatcccacatcgtccaggggagtgatccttagatgtatattctcatccctacctagcacgaggccttttgggagctcactggcttcgggtttcatgggaactccgaagttaagtgagtagcacgcgagagcactcccaggatgggtgacccattgggaagttctcgtgtgagttcccagaaacaaaaccgtgagggcgtagtcggggcacaaaacggacaatatcgtgctacggtggtggagcaggcccgggaaatggtccccccccccccggtcgggatgtgacaatttggtatcaaagcctaaccctggccgcgtgtatGCCggcgaggacatcgggcccctaagggggttggattgtgacatcccacatcgcctaggggagtgatccttatatgtatattttcatccctacctagcacgaggccttttggaaactcactggcttcgggttccatgggaactccgaagttaagcgagtagcgcgcgagagcactctcaggatgggtgacccattaggaagttctcgtgtgagttcccagaaacaaaaccgtgagggcgtagtcgggtcccaaaacggacaatatcgtgctacgatggtggagagGACCCGAAAAGTGgtcccccgggccgggatgtgacattattgTATCAAATTTTAAGGGATATGACCAACTTATgtcaaaaatttaattatgcCGTATTTGGTAGATGAGTCGTACATAGTTTTATTTGAGATGATAATGTTATTCAACACATGAAATTAACACATTTGTTAACAAAATTTTCTAATAAAAGTGGATGaataattaatggatttatcaTTGTATGTGGATTCATCTTCATATATATTAAAATGGTTGCAGCAAGTATGTCTAGATAGAATTACTTTAACTTACAATATTATGTCTATTTTGCAAGTGGTGGATTGCCTTAATGGTTTGAGCTTTCTTCTTTAACTTATTATGTTCCTAGTTCAAACTCTTCTCTCTCACTTTTATAGTGTAAATCTGTGTAGAAACATCATTTTTATTAACAGggtaatgctaagaagactaTCTATTTAAATTATAACGTGGTTATTAattattggattattaattaatgtgtttatttccTAATAGTGACACATCACATAGTTTACAAATATAGTCTAAAAAGTTGATCTGCCTAACATtactattaaaaataatatattatgtTTACTCGACTAGCAAACGAGGCCTTAGCACCTTGGATTAACACAAACGAACGTTCGTGGGAAAACACTACGTGCGTGCGTCTTGTTTCGAGATAAACAAATGAATTACTACCTAGAAAGCAACTCAATCCTCTTCTCCCTATAAAACGAGGAATTCCCTCGTGCATACCAACTAAGCGCATAGAATTTCAGACCAAATTTGAAAACCATGGGTTGGTCAGAATCACAGAGAGGATGCATGAGGCACCACCAGTTCCAGTACTACGCCACCGATAATAAGCAAACCCTAATATCACCAGGCGTCTGTTCAGCTTGTCTGAGTGAGAAACTCTCTCAGCTCTACGCTCCCTCCTCAACTCATCGCACCGACAGACTCCAAGTTAGTTATCCTTCTGCACATGATCAATCCGATTCCTCTTCTGTTTCCTCCTCCACTTGCAACTCTCCGCCGCCGGTGGCGGGCAGCGGCCGAGATCATCGTCGACGTAATGGTTCCCATATGAATGTTTTGGGTTCGGTTTCTTTTATGATAAGGAGCAGTACCACTACTTGTGCTCCTACAACTGGTGCTGGTGGTCATGGGCTGATGAAGAAGAGCAGGTCGGTTACCGTCGCTTCGAAGAGCAGTCATCATAGTTTCGGAGATGGTCACAAGAACAGTagtgggaagaagaagaaaagagggtTTTGGTCGAAGCTGCTACGGAAAATGGGGAATAGATCAACCAAGGAGGTTCTCAAGCACCCAGAGACTGATCTTAGATAAGAGGCACGAACTTTGATTGGACTTCATTCGATTGCTTAATTAGTAACTATATATATTTGTCTTAGGATCGATTGATCAACAGAAAATAATTAGTATATGTATGTTTTTTCTGTAATATGGTATCAGATAATACGATGTGAAATTTAAGTGTGCAACCAATCTTCTTGGTATTGTCTTACTGATCTTAGAAATATAGAGTTAATGGGAGGTGGGTTGTTCTTGCTGGGTTTTGATAATTCAATTCAGTCGAATGTATCGTATTATGATCGTTGTATCATGAATCCAAATGTTGGTTAGAGAAACCTTAGATTATTTGCGATATTATGTATGGTGTACAAGTTAAATTGTTGAGTGATATGTTTTTCAACGAATTGTGAAAAGTAAAGTTTACCAATTTATTAAACGACGTAGTTGTAAACTATATGATGTATAATCAGTAACAAATAAACACGTTATTTAACACTTGAATAGTAACTCAATTATCAACAATCTCATTAGATGATATAAATCCAAGGTTTCGACTCAGAGAGTTAGTGACAGAGTTTATGATAGTTTGACTTGGAAGGGCTGTTTGTTTGACCAGGTGTATGATTATTCTTTGGTCATATCCCATTAGCCGATATGATGTACATATAATTAGACCATCCATCTTGGACCTTTTCTTTTTGCACGAACACGTTTGAATATCTCGTACTAAATTGTTCCGTGCGGTTTGCTTGTTTGACTAAAATTTCAGAAAACTGTTGTGTACAGTGTTACTGTTATGAAAAGTGCAAATCTAAAGAAAGCGAATTCTGTTAAGATATTAGTCGGCTCCAAAGGCGTTCGCTGTGGAGAAACAAAATGGTCACATGATTTTAAAATTACACGTATAATTCAAATACAacattcattttcctttttttttttttacaaatcaCTGAAATGTTCCTATCTTTCTTGTCAAATTGTTCGAGTTTTCTGACTAGCGGCTGTAAACGATGTAGTTTCAGTATCGCAAAATATCCTCCCAAGCTATCCGCCCCTCGCCACGGGAACTATACATTTTATGGGGCTTATAATTCCCAATTCCAAAAGGGTAAGAAGTTCGTTACCTAGAACAGATTATTATCTGCTGGGACCAGACTTCCCCTCCATGCCATCTTCATCCTCGTCAACATAACTCACATGGTCTACAGATGGCCGCTTCAATCTCTGGAATATCTCGTCGAGGGACTCGTTAGAAGATGCACGAGATAGGTCTTCAGTATCTTGAACTTGGCGCAAGGGAATGAATTTTTTGGCTGCTATGTTTgccttgaaattttgaaaaccatttTTCATTGATTCCCACTTTGAGGACAAACCAGTAGGTAACCCTCCCGCCGTGCTATCAGGGTTAGAGTTGCCTTCTTCAAGCAAGGAGACTTTGGCAGCAGAAATATTCTTCTCCACCGGATTTGCATTCGAAGATGATCTCTGACCTCTAATGGCAGCATACTTGTTGCTGATGGCTTCTTTGCTTGAGCCATATCTACTACGAGATTCTTCTTTCAAAGATTTTGACGGAGTTCCATTTGCACCCTCAGTGCCCAGACTGGTTGTTGCTTTCAGTTCAACATGACTCCTATCCTGAAAATTCAACACTTTAAGTTAGGAAACAAACTATAAGCGTGAAGAAGAAAAACGATAACGTGAACTGGAAAAGAAAATCACATATTAGGATGGCTACAGTATGCCAATAATTTATTAAGCAAATCCAAACATCTTGCGTGCTAACGATTAATGTACCATGTTGTTGCTACCAGTCTCAACATCCGTGCTGTTGAAATTCCTAGCCAAGGGGATCACATGTTCACCAACTTTCAGACCTTGTTCAATCCAAGATCGTTCTGAGGAAATGAGGACAAGTTAGTCATTCTCAAAAGATAtagaaaatttaaaccaaaaagagaaaaaggataCTAAATTCACAGATGGCCAGCCAGAGTGATAGTCGTCTATGCCTTCTTAGAAGAGCAGATCATGGCATATGCTTACCCTTTTGTAAGATAATTAATCCAGATGGATCAAAACCATCCATATCATCAGTTTCAGTTTGAAATCTAAATCGCTTCCAGctcccaaaaaaattaattatgcgGTCAAAAAAATTGCAGGCGACCAATAGGGTGTACACAACCATGATAAGTGGATATATTCTGTTAAACTCACTCCCAAAGAAAGGGACAGCTTGATCAATGTTTCCCATTCGCTGCCATAAAAAAATCCCAAGTACAACGGTAAAATAGTCAGTTACTAAATAAAGTAAGGGAAGTTCACAAACAAGTCAAAATCTTTGgtcaattatttttaattgcTGAGAAAACTAATTTTTTGATTAATCAGGAAGTATTTTGAAAACATAAGAACCCAACCAGAGAAAAATAATGTTACTCATGAATGTTATTATGTCAAGAAAAGAGGACATCACTTGTAAAAGAAACAGATCCACGTGCTACAGAAGATTTTTAACTGTTATTTTTGTTACAGACTTAACAGTTGCCCAAGAGTATTtagatttaaattaaaatcatgAGAAAAGTTTGAAAGCTTTTAAATTGGCTTTTGTTACAAGGATCCCTTGTGACTATAAGTACAAATAGAAAGGATGATGAGTAATAGAGGAACAGATGAGATGGATGAGAGAAATACCTTTTCAAATATAGTCTTGTGTTCACCAAGACGAATGAGATTAAGGAAATTGTATGAAACTGGAGGAGCATAACGAGCGACCATCCTGGAAGATATGATGATAATGGAACATGAGTACTGTTTTAACGAAAGATGAGTTAGACCTTAAAGTTGTCAAACTAGAGTTCAGATCACAACTTACGAGCATATCATAAGCAAGTTGACTGAGCTTGTTTGCTTGGGTGTTAATGAGTAAAACATCAACATACCAATTTTGAACAAGGAGTAATATGTGCAGATGCACATATACATCAAAGGAACAAAGGCAAATACCTGGGAAATAGTTGAGTAAACAAATTTACATTAGTGAGCAGTAGGGTGATAAAAAGAATGTAACAGCATTCCTTCAAATAAGGAGACCAGACACGTTATATAAGAAGATCGATGCACTTCTGAACATTTCTCTCTTTCTATGTGCGACTTGTCACAAAGATGTATCATATGAGTCCAAAGAACATATGCAACtagttttgttcaatttttcctTCCAAACACTATGTCCAGCACTGAAACCTGGGCGAGAAACATCAaccttccaaaaaaaaataacagaACTTTCTCCTACACCAATTGCAAAATgcccacaaaacaaaaagactACAACTTACAAAAACACATATCACCCACCTGTACAAGAACCTCTTGCTTTCCAACAGAATTGATGAGAATTGAAAAGAGAGATAGATCAACTCGAGGAAGAAGAGTTGCCTCTGCTAAAAGAATAGCAATTGAAATAATACCAAGTATGATAGCCAGAAGTTTCTCAACTTCTTTTCTTAGTATGCAGCGCCAAAAGAATTCTGCAAAGGGAGAGAATCAATCTTGATTTCAGTTTAGAGCTTGACTTTTTAATATTCAAACAAGATAAAGCttcaatttcaattaattttatgtttcattaccaaaaatataatatcGAGGTTTAAGAGCATCTCCGAGGGAGTATAAACATGCATAGGCAAATGAGAAGGCAAACAAGGTTTGCGTAGCCATATAGGTTATTTTATCCTCAAAGCGAATGGGTACTACGAGGCCCGCACtttttacaataaaatatatCACTGGGTCCCACAAGTTTTACCATTTACATCTTTTGTggttcaacaaaaataaaataaaaatttataacaaTATAATACAACTTTGCCTACTTGGTTTGCCTAGTTCCAATCAagtgaccttttttttttttatgaggcCCATAGGTAGGCAATATGCAACCTAGGTTCGTATAGTACAATTTTGCCAACTTGGTTTGCATACTCCCCTGGAGATACTCTAAGAAGCTTTATGGTGAAAAGATGCATGAAAATAAAgaacttcaaaaataaaataactcaaTCTTACAAAAACATTCTCAACATAACAATACATAGCGGGTTTATCAAGAATGTGTTTTAATAGCCAAGATAAGACAATATAAAGTGTTCACATGTAAGTATCCTATTTAAATGAAAGCATACACAAGACCCTTCATGCAACTTAACAAAACAACTTGGCCTCATACTCAGCCATGCCAAGtacttaaaatttaatgtaGAAATGAATTATAAGATCTGAATGTTACCTATTGTATCAACAAGAGATCCTAATCTGCCATTTCGAGTAGGTCTGAAGCTTGAGACATATTTCCTGAAATGGTAGCATGTACTTATAAGATCAAGAGCATATTTGAGGGATCCCTCAACGGAAggggacacacacacacacgtattcTGTTGCCAGACAGTTTAACATCTTATGCTGTCTGATTGTTACTGTGGACCATTATTCAAATGGATTCTTGTTTGCATGTGTGATCAAATATTGACACTTTGGCAACATAATGAGAACATTACCCCATATATACACAAATGCGTGCATGTAGGTGTGCGTGTGTAGGATAAATATAATGATGGAATAAGAATAGAGAAAAGCAGAGTCAGAGGCATACCATCCAGTAGAACTCCGACgttcataattttttatagtaTCTTCAAGTTCAAGGGCCTCCATAACATAGGTCATATACTCACTGCAAAACTAACGTTAAATTTTAGATAAAATGAACCTTACTATTATGATTATAAATCTAGTAGAATACTGAATCCGAAGGTGAAAAATAGTATGACTGGATCCTAAATTCATAATAAAAACTTGAATCACACagtattattaaaaaaaatcatatacatTTATTTGTGACAATAAACAGTAATCAATCTACAGAGATACCAGTACTTATTTATATACACTGATTTCATGGCCGTGCATCCAGTAGAAAACAGTACACAAACCTTCACTTACATCCTGATCTATAACACAAAAGGTGAACAATGCAACATAACAGCAAAGCAACACTAGAAAGGAAAAAATTCAGGATGAAAAACTTATTCTCATATCAGCAACCTGATCGATAAAGCATTACCGCATAGACTGAACTAAATATACAATTCCAACAAACAAGTTTTTCCATTACTGAGCAGAAAGCCAAATTCTATTCAATATGCGCAAGCACATTGACACGTAAGAATGTTTTCTAATACAGATAagcacaaaaataatattttttccGAATGAAAAACTACAACAAAGGTCAACTAAAAGGAGCACAAATCGTATGATTGTTTTACAAGCATCAAGACAGCCATCTAAAAGAAATTTGCAAACCTATTTAGTTCCCAATCACTATGGATTACATAGAACATCTACAGCCTGAATAAACGTAGACTTGGGCACCAACAAATGCAAAATTAACTTCAGCGAATGGTATACGGATGAAGATGAAGAACAAACAATGTATACAGCAAAGCAGTTTACCTTTTGTACCGGTAATACTCTTCCCGGGCTCCTCGAAGATGACGCCTAAGCGTTGCCATTGATTTTTCATCAGTATCATAGTCCATGTCATTTTCACCTAATCGGCCACCTTGTGGTTTGAAGGATGGGTCCTCCCTGAACTGGTAAAAGAGGGTTCAAAATATTACAAAGAGAACCATTACAGAAGTAGTGAAGatccatttttattttccattCGATTTTGTAAATAAGTAGATAAATACCATTTGAGCTAACATATTGTCTATTATATCCATGTAGGGTCTCAAAGGATCACGCTTGGACATCTGAGTGGATGTTGCTTGGGCGACCTAATGAACAAACCATTAAGTTTAGAGAAAagtaatatataataaaagtaCCACCATACTGCAGGAAACTGCAAAAGATACAACACAACTCTGAAAACTGGAAAGCATAGTTCATGGCTAGAGGACAAAAGGGGGGAAACATTGAAGAACTTTCAACTTTTAAGGAAACATGAGACAAATTGAGGAATTTCTCACAAGATGCTCAGGCAGAGATCAGAAAATTACAGCAAACATTTCTGAAGGAAAGTAACCAGACACACACAGCCAAAAAGGAAACAAAGCAAATAATGTAACTTTTTCCAAACAAAGACATTTACAGTCTTGCATGCACTTCCCCATGGTCATAGATACAAGATATGTTGGGAATTTGAAATCAAGTGTTGGGAAAATGTCTCTGTATGTAACGACATACCCCCTTCCTCCTTTCCCCCAACCCCTTTTGTGCATATGAACATATGAATCCTTGAAAGTCCTTTTCTTGAATCTTTAGAATGGTAAAGATTTCATTGGAGAATAATAGAAGAATACAAGATAAAAGCACACTACTGATCTTGCATAAAACATTACTGATCTCGCAACAAACATGAAACACTACTGATCTTGCTACAAATATGAAACACTACTGATCTTGCAACAAACATTAAACACTACTGACCTCGCAAAAAGCATGAAACACTATTGATCTTGCATAAAAATATTGAGATTAATTCTCAGCAttagaaatttaaatataaacacCAAAGTAGGTCTGAGATCAAATGTGTGGTCAAGATAAGCTTTTTCTAGAACTGTGAGCCTTTGAGAGATATCCATGGCAtcgataaataaaaaaaaaattgagtcttCGATTTCTAAGTGATATCACAGGAGAGGAAGAGAAAAGTTCAGAAAAGGGAAAGTTTGAGCATAAACAAAACTACAAAGTAAATCTTCTGCTAAgaaaaaatgtaaaatcatGCACTCTGCCAAGTCAGCTATGGAAGCAATTCCAAAATATGATTTGTTATCTGGTCAATCACATTGGTtagaagtaaataaataaattttgtataatattatctgaaaaaaaaaatttcagcacAGCCATTTTGGTGTTTAGCACAAGACTGTTTTTCAAATATCAACTGAATGCAAACACCTCAAATTTCACTACTGTATTTATTCAAATCGGATTGAGTTGGAATTTTGGGTTAAAGCTTGAATAGGTATTCACTTAATTGAATCAGAATAGGAAAAGAAAACAGGAGAGATCTGGTAAGATCAGCCAATCGGATTTGGCAGGTAGCTGGAAAAATGTCCACCCGTAACTTGTACATAGATCTAAGTTACAAGGAAGGTAAATGAACAATGATAACATAACTCAGAATTTTAGAACGACAATGcaaaaaatcaactttttatGAATTAAGAATAGACGAATTTAAACAACCCCAAAAATATTGATAAATACAGCATGCCGTAATTTGCTAACAAGGAAAAGGAGAGCACAAGAAAACATGGAAGTCTTTGCATTGACAACTGAGAGAGAAAAATTACCACAATAGCATTTGAAAGATCTTGATGGGCGTCATCAAGTTTCACAGCCATTTTGGCAATTTTATGAGAAAGAACTTTTTGCCGAATAGTCCAATCAGAGTTTTTCCAAAGGCCCTTTGGGATTTCACTCAACCCAAATCCAAGAAGAAATGCACCTGTAACAAGTCCAAAAGTATTCGAGCAGCCCATGGCAAAACCAAGAACACCTCCACCCCTGTTAATTAagcaaaaaatggaaaaaacaaataaatgaggAATGGATAGGATAGCTCAAATAGCCAAGGAAAatcataaagaaaagaaaaatgatgagCCCTGTTAGACTGGCTGCGACATTATCTTCTTCCTAGTCCATGTAGCCTTCTCTACTGTGTCTGTAATGAAGCAATTTTTTTCCATCTAATTTGCACTACATGCTTATTTTTATGACCTAACTCACAACTTGCAACAAGCAAGCCCGGCCAAAGGAGTCGAACCATTGTCCTACCATCTTGGTGCCCACACTAGAGTTACAAGGTACTTATTCTTTTTCAACTTCAATGTAATTCCGTACAATCATCTATTGTCGAAAGAAATGATTATTTCATAGGTTATTGGGAAAGAAGAATTTTCCACAAACATGTCAGGGATGTGAAACTCCAACGTGTGTTCTTAAATTAAACTGATACCACATCAAATTGCTCTTACTGTCAATGATAAACTATGTGCAACACACTGTTATTAATCAATAACCCAAAAGGTCAAAAGTTCTTCACTGTTTCCTTAAATCATTTCAGAGCACAAAAGCAATGTTTCCTTAAATCATTTCAGAACACAAAAGAAACAGATAGAGGAATAATTTAGTATTTATCGCATAAATGGGTACGCAGGGCCATTtgaaataagaaattaacaacTTATTTAATGTCTCTAGACTCCTTATAGGCAACATTTATGAAGAAATTAACATCGGCATGAAtataaatcaactttggaggaCAAGGAACAAACCAGTTTTTGTGCATACTGATGAGAAGAATTAATCCAATAAGACCAATAAACCCCAGAATTAGATAGAAAACCAAGTTAACATGTACACTAGTCTTCAATCTCTCTGTCACAGTGAAGTCCCCAGCATCTTCAAAACCCTGAATAAGGGGCACCACAGTCCTGCTCAGAGACAACTTAAAAGTATGAGGAAATTTGCAAGTTAGCTATAAACGcatttatatatacataatgcAATGATTTATCCAACCAAAGGCAAATTGAAGGGGCAGATAATCATGATTGAAAATCTTAAAATTAGAAATGGTGCAGAATTAATACTTCAAAAATTCATTAACGAAACTCAACAATAGGGTAGAATGTTCCTAATATTTCTATTTTACCAAAAACTAATCTTCTGGAAAAGCGAAAACACAAATTAGCACATATAGAACAAAACATATAAACTTTGAGTAAAAGGTCACAAACACAGAAAAGTCATTTAATGGAGCTTATTCGACCAAATTTTGTTAAGCAATTGCATGCATTATACATGTGTCCAATGACAATAACAGATCCTTGACAATAATGTTAATCACCAAACCAAAGAGGATAGTAACAGCCAGATAATATACTAACTGAAATCTTGAACTAAACGCAACTCAACTATATACAAAATATACAATAGAGCAAGTAAAAGAGTTAATTAATTTCCATGTTGCGTACCAAGTTAGTAAAAATGTACTCCAATATGACCAGCTCCAAAAGAAAGAGATTCCTCCACTCTCAATATGGTTTATCGTCTGCAAATGTAATCAGAGAATCAGAAACATTCGCGAAATCGCTAATTGTTGCATAGCCAAAACAATTACAAACATAACAACTTGAGCCATTACATAAAGTAACAGATAGTCCTGAGCTGGCAAATATACAATTGGTAAGTTGAACAATTGAAACGATGTTTTCTTGCAACGAAACTAATTTTACATCATTTCAATGTTAAGAGAGTAATTGCATACTAATATAACGTAAAACTAAAGTCCCCAACAGGGTTACTTTCATTTTCGAACCGAAAAACACAATGCTTGCTGATACAAAATCCGCCAcccaatttaaacaaaaaaaaaaaaacaaacaaacgaaCAAAAGGGCTTTTGCATTATTACAGAAAAAAATTAGGCGAGCTAAACCGAGCTGCAGAGAAATGTAGTAAACAACCAGCTgcaaaattttctaaaaaatgCACCCAGTTGATTAAAAGACCTCCAAATTCAGAAATTTACAAAACCCTAATAACCGAATCGAATTCAAACAACCATAAACCGAACGAAACGACGCCGAATTTGGGCATGGAAAAAGTACCGTCCATATGTCGGCCGGCACAATGACGATGATGGAGAGAGAACAGAACCAAGTGTACCCAACGGTAAGCATAACATATCGAGGGATCTCCGGGCCGGCGAAGTACTTGAGCGTGAAAAGGACCATGCCCAAGGTCAGGGGGAGAGAGATCAGGTAGAAGACCCACATCTCTCCTCCTTATTCTTCTTCTCTAGCAAATACGACGCAGTTTTGTGAAACGAGTCAATTGGATCCGACGACCCGATCGCTGCAAATGCGAGGAGTGGACGACCGTCGGCGTTTGGTTGAGTTGCTCCGTGGCATGCGGTCAGAGAGTCTGAGGAGGTCGGAGAAAGGAGAGTCGACAAAAACGTGGAAACGTATAATTATATGCGTTTTATTGGATTTGGGCTTTTGGAAAAGTAGGTCCACAATCCATAAGGCGGTCTCGAATCTGGATCTGTGAGAGAGAGTTGGACTTGAAGAAAACCGTTGGGTGCgtttctttccttcaatttgcTTATTTGCCATGAAATTTACTATGATATGATGTGATGTGATATGATGTTTCTATCGAAATATTTTTCTCAcccatcttttttttatttatttttttagttaaacaATAACGTTGGTAAGTTAAATAGTTGTTAGAACATAAGGAAATCGATAAGGATCAAGCTCGCACCAAGGTGCGTAAGCATAATTGCTTTCGCCCTTGCAGTATAGCGCCGTCTGCATATGCCCACCAATTTTAATTTAACGTGGTGATGATGTTCATCATTCTCCTGATTGTGGTTAGatgagtttgatttttttttaattaatattattaagTGGAGGGAAAATGGgagaattcaaaactattacaataatttaggaaatGGAGAATTTCGAACCAGGAACTCATGGTGAAAACCCAACATCCTATCTACTAAGATATTGGACCATGTGCAATTAGAGTTTGATTGGATCTATCAACTATGcaaatcttgaaatttaaactcatataTACGCTCAAAATTGGTGAGGTCAACAAAGACCAAGACGGTCGTGTGTCGACTCTTAGTGGCCTCGAGGTTTGTGA of the Pyrus communis chromosome 1, drPyrComm1.1, whole genome shotgun sequence genome contains:
- the LOC137746004 gene encoding uncharacterized protein: MWVFYLISLPLTLGMVLFTLKYFAGPEIPRYVMLTVGYTWFCSLSIIVIVPADIWTTINHIESGGISFFWSWSYWSTFLLTWTVVPLIQGFEDAGDFTVTERLKTSVHVNLVFYLILGFIGLIGLILLISMHKNWGGGVLGFAMGCSNTFGLVTGAFLLGFGLSEIPKGLWKNSDWTIRQKVLSHKIAKMAVKLDDAHQDLSNAIVVAQATSTQMSKRDPLRPYMDIIDNMLAQMFREDPSFKPQGGRLGENDMDYDTDEKSMATLRRHLRGAREEYYRYKSEYMTYVMEALELEDTIKNYERRSSTGWKYVSSFRPTRNGRLGSLVDTIEFFWRCILRKEVEKLLAIILGIISIAILLAEATLLPRVDLSLFSILINSVGKQEVLVQVFAFVPLMYMCICTYYSLFKIGMLMFYSLTPKQTSSVNLLMICSMVARYAPPVSYNFLNLIRLGEHKTIFEKRMGNIDQAVPFFGSEFNRIYPLIMVVYTLLVACNFFDRIINFFGSWKRFRFQTETDDMDGFDPSGLIILQKERSWIEQGLKVGEHVIPLARNFNSTDVETGSNNMDRSHVELKATTSLGTEGANGTPSKSLKEESRSRYGSSKEAISNKYAAIRGQRSSSNANPVEKNISAAKVSLLEEGNSNPDSTAGGLPTGLSSKWESMKNGFQNFKANIAAKKFIPLRQVQDTEDLSRASSNESLDEIFQRLKRPSVDHVSYVDEDEDGMEGKSGPSR